One Erysipelothrix amsterdamensis DNA window includes the following coding sequences:
- a CDS encoding IS3-like element ISErh1 family transposase (programmed frameshift), whose translation MGTRTMHSYETKMKVIEMKLAGYSSRFIQTELGIKNVTQVKTWWRWYRNGEHYRFSQPVGKQYTFGKGPEGDTVEETQRLRIKSLEQQIELFKKVFGKRKDVVPEIIIKLVEEYRNTVSIKDILNLFGVPKSTYYRWTKKEQLESNNYSVNEALVIELCKENKFRYGYRKITALIRKERIINKNTVQKIMQKHQCQCRVKVKRYRKNKNPKIIMPNIINRDFKSLRPLEKLVTDITYIPYGHKMLYLSTIMDLYNGEIIASTLSDRQNLECVVDTLNQLPDIVQPCILHSDQGSVYTSKEYQLKVKNKSITMSMSRKGTPADNAPIESFHASLKCETFELNPDLKGSTEIVSQTVINYLKYYNENRIQEKLGYQSPVNYRLTSS comes from the exons ATGGGAACACGAACTATGCATAGCTATGAGACAAAGATGAAAGTTATAGAAATGAAATTGGCAGGCTACTCAAGCAGGTTTATTCAGACTGAACTTGGAATAAAAAATGTAACACAAGTCAAAACATGGTGGAGATGGTATCGAAATGGTGAACACTACCGATTTTCTCAACCTGTAGGCAAGCAATATACTTTTGGAAAAGGGCCTGAAGGAGACACGGTCGAAGAAACACAAAGACTTAGAATTAAATCTTTGGAGCAACAAATTGAACTAT TTAAAAAAGTATTTGGAAAGAGAAAGGATGTGGTTCCTGAAATAATCATCAAGCTCGTTGAAGAGTATCGCAACACTGTATCTATTAAAGATATCTTGAATCTTTTTGGGGTACCTAAGTCAACGTATTACCGTTGGACTAAAAAAGAGCAACTTGAGTCTAATAATTATTCTGTCAATGAAGCATTAGTAATTGAACTTTGTAAAGAAAATAAATTTCGTTATGGATATCGAAAAATAACTGCATTAATTCGAAAAGAAAGAATTATCAATAAGAACACTGTTCAAAAGATAATGCAGAAACACCAATGTCAATGCCGTGTTAAGGTCAAACGGTATAGAAAAAACAAAAATCCGAAGATCATTATGCCCAATATCATTAATCGCGACTTTAAATCACTACGTCCTCTAGAGAAATTGGTGACAGATATCACTTACATCCCTTATGGCCATAAGATGCTCTATTTATCTACGATCATGGATTTATATAATGGTGAGATTATTGCGTCTACATTGAGTGACAGACAAAACCTAGAATGTGTGGTTGATACATTAAATCAACTTCCGGATATCGTTCAGCCATGTATTCTTCATTCTGATCAAGGGAGTGTCTATACATCAAAAGAGTATCAACTCAAAGTAAAAAATAAAAGCATTACCATGAGTATGTCCCGTAAGGGTACACCCGCTGATAATGCTCCTATCGAATCGTTTCATGCCTCGCTAAAGTGTGAAACATTCGAATTAAACCCAGACCTAAAGGGTTCTACTGAAATTGTATCACAAACTGTGATAAACTATTTAAAATATTACAATGAAAATCGAATACAAGAAAAGCTAGGATATCAATCTCCCGTAAATTATCGGTTAACTTCATCCTAA